The sequence TTTGGCTGTCGAGGGATTTTGCCAGCGCTTCCCATTGCCAGAATATCTCTAGATTTCTATTTTTTGGAAGGAGAGATTCTCTAAGGCTATCTCCTAGCCAAAATAAATTAAGTCTTGCTAAGTCATTCTCCATACGGAATTGTTCCCATCTTTTAAGTGACCAAAGCGTTTCCTCCAGCGCAACACGTTCTTGCTTGGCTGTTCTACAAGAGTTAATTCCTTTTGGAGTAATTAATTCTGGATGCTGTAAGTAAAAGGGAGAACTGTCAAGTATATGCCAAAGTTCTCGTACAACCCATAACTCCATCACTTCTCCTAACTGTTGAATTAGAGGGACTCCGTGGACAGAGAGAGCTAAGGCTGGGTCAATAATGCATATCTGAGGTTGGGAAAGAGGAGAATTGGTTTTGGGTAAGAGATCGTACTTCATTACATTTGGCTATGGCATTAGGTTTTGATGATTTTAATATGTATCCCAGTATTTACTCTCTGGGAAGAAAGATTGCTTAATTTAGTGCTTACAAGATAAATCAGAAAGCTTTTAAATACAATGCATAAAATTTGGATTTCGACTACTAGTTAAATTTAACTAGGTATAAAAGCTTAGTTAAAATGGGTGACTTGCAAAAATTCTGAAACAGTAATATCACTATAGAGAAAATATTTTTTGTTCACTCTCAAGAAAGTCAACAGATTTTTTAGTGAATTCATCAATTTAGGGATCATTACTGCTTAAACCAAAAAAGCATTTATGAACAAGCATTGCACTGCTGATTTTCAGATAGTTGCAGAACAAGCCCTTGCCAATACTGCTAGATCACCAGATAGTTTAGTATCGATATTTCCTAGTAATCCTCAACTGAGTCAGGTCTTCCAATTTATTGAGACAAATTATAATCAACCAATCAGTTTATCTGACGTAGCTGTTGCCGTTGGTTACTGCGCGGCTTATTTGACTGATTTAGTACGACGCAATACAGGATATACAGTGAATGATTGGATTGTTGAACGTCGAATGGTAGCAGCACGCACTCTACTGCTAGAGACTGATCAATGTGTGAGTCAAGTTGCTCAAGCAGTTGGTTATCAGCATGAAGGTTACTTTTTTCGACAATTCCGCCGACATCATGGGATTACACCTAAAGCTTTTAGAAAGACCCAACGCAGCTAGAGTAGTAGCAGCCATTAGCGTTAATTGGAGTAAAGCAATAAAGCTGTAAATCCATTTAAATATTTGGCATATTTAACTTTAAATTTGGGAACTTTAAACCATTTTTAAAGTATCAAAATATTATACCTTAAAGCTGAAGAGCATCTTTCAAATGAAGCATTTACATCGGTTATTTAACCCACTTGCTTGGCCAATCGCTGCAAAAATTTCGGTAGCATTGGTTTGTGCTGTGTTGATACCGATGATCTTCACCGCCTACTACAATCTGCAACAGAGCTTAAACAGTGTAGAGGCTGGGGAATACCGCAAACTGGAATTGTTAGCTAGCAGTAGCGCTAGTCGCTTCGACCAGTTAATTATTGACCACCATCGTGTAGTTGCTCAAGTCAGTAATAATCGTCATGTAGTAGATTTCCTTGCTGCTGACACACCACAAAAGCAAGAAGCTCACCGCGACAACCTGCAAGCAACACTACAAAACGTCCTACGCTCTCATCCAGATATTGATAATGTCTTGCTGATGGATAACAAAGGTGAGTGCCTTGCTGCAACAGATCCAAAATTCATTGGCGAAAACTATTCGATTATTCAAGATAACTTTTACGGATTTGGTAGCTTGGTGAGCCAAACAATTGAAAATCCAGGAATGTTTTTCTCTGGGCGCGTGCGATCGCCTAATGGAGAGATTATGGGAACTACTCTACTCAATATTCGGGGGGAAGATATCTGGAAAACTATTAATGCTTTACATATAGACTTTCAGAGCAATATCTTCCTGATTGACCAACAGGGAGTAATCATTAGTCATGCTGATCCATCTCTTCTCTACCATAGCCTCCTGATGCTACCAACTAAAACGCTAAAGCAGGCTGTTCAGAACAAACGTTACGGTGTGGATCGGGTTGAGAGCTTGGACATCCCCGAATTAAAGGTGATGGTGAGAGCCAAACAGCCAGGACACGCCACCTATCAATTACCGCGATCGCACATGGCACAGATAGTCGGCTTTGCACCTTTAGCAACGCAACCTTGGGTATTGGGAGTCAGCCAATCCAAAGCAGAGTTTAGCATTCCTTTGAATCGCCTGATTTGGCTCAATAGTACCAGCGTGGTAATAGTCGGCGGAATTACTGCAATCATAGCGCTGCTCTTGGGGCTAAGTATTTCCCGACCGATTCGCGCCCTCACCGTCGCCGCCCAAGCATTGGAAGATGACGATTTTGATTCTCATGTACTAGAACTCCATCAGAATTTAGCTCAATTTGCCCATAGTCAAGATGATATCGGTCAATTAATGTGTGTCTTTTTAGAGATGGCTGAGTCAGTCAGAATGCGAGATCAGCGCCTAAAAGTCCAAGTACAGGAACTTTGCATTGAAATTAACGAAACCAAAAGAGCTAGCCACGTTGCCGAAATTACTGAAAATGAACACTTTCAGCAATTACAACAAAAAATCCAAAAGCTTAGAGAACAGCAAGTTACACAAACCGAAACTGAGACAGAGTACTACCAAAGATTGCAGAATCAGGTGCAATCTCTCAAAGAGCGATCGCACGATCCCTGAGCCATTGAATTTATCGATTAGCGTTGATGGCAAGACTGAAAGTTTGGGAGATATTTAAAGGGAAAAATTACTCTTGATTAATGACTTTGAGGTTAATTATGGCACAGATTATTGCAGTTCATTCATTCCGTGGTGGCACTGGCAAATCCAACTTGATTGCTAATATGGCTGCTACTATGGCTTTGCAAGGACAACGTGTAGGCATTATTGATACTGATATTCAATCACCAGGAATTCACGTGATTTTTGGGATTAATGAAAACAAAATGGAACGCACTCTCAATGATTATTTGTGGGGGTACTGTAATATTAAAGATGCTGCCTATGATGTTACTGAAGCTTTAGCTATAGAGCAGGGAAATACAAGTACAGTTAAAGGTAGCCTTCATTTAGTTCCTTGTAGTATTAAAGCTAGTGAAATCGCCAGAGTTCTCCGGGAGGGATATGATGTCGTTCGGCTAAATGATGGTTTTCAAGAATTCATTCGTAGTCTGAAATTAGATTATCTGTTAATTGATACACATCCTGGTTTAAATGAAGAAACTTTGCTTTCTATTGGAATTTCTAATGTTTTAGTAATTCTTTTACGTCCAGATCATCAAGACTTTCAAGGAACTGCCGTGACAGTCGATGTAGCTCGGAAGTTGAAAGTACCAAAAATGTTGTTAGTTATCAATAAAGTGCTGCCAAGCTTAAATTTTCTTGACTTGCAACAACAAGTAGAAAAAATATATAACGCTCCTGTCGTGGGGATTTTGCCTCTTTCAGAAGATATGGTACAGCTAGCAAGCAAAGGTCTTTTTTCTCTACGTTATCCTCAACATCCCATCAGTCAAACTATCAAAGGAATTACTAATCAGATTGCTAGTTTAGTCGTTAGTCATTAGTTTTTTGCTTTTGTCCCTTTATGAGGGCGATGTCTACGCTTATGAGCGATCTAAAATCATTTCGTACTGATGTTCTTACCGACTTTGGAGCCACTGCTGCACAGGTAGAAGAATTATTGGTATACAATCAAAACGTCTTTGATCACAACACATTAACTGATAGAGTTAAGTTTCCCTTGACTTCTGAACCCCATATACCTGCTTGGGAAGAATACGCTGTTTCAGCAAAAGTTTTAGGAGTATTTGAGGTACTCAAACAGCGATTAGTACAATTTCAATTTCCCATAATCGAGGGTATTAGCCAGACTGAAGCGTATCAGTCTGCTACTCGTCGGGGTGTTGCGACAGATGGGATGATTGCAACAGGCTTAGTCTTACAAGAACCTGAGAAACTGCAATTAATACTACATCAAAGCTTGGCTGGAACCATCCCAGTATTATTAACTGGAAACCGAGAGGACTTTGTTAGTTTAGTTCAAGCTTTGACAAAGCGAAATGAACCGCAGCCAGTCCCAAACTCTATGGGAGCCTGTATAGTTAGCGGTTTTAATAACTGGGATAGAATTCGCCAATATCGCCAACAATGGTCGGCTGAAAATCCTGCTAATTGTTCTCAAAGTAGTTGGTTAGAAGAGTTTGGGCGGTTAATACCACAAAAACAGCTTTATCAGGATAAATTTATTCTTTTGAGTAATAGTTCTTATAGTAATGTTTCAGCCAAAGATATAGGACTTGAAAAAGCACAATGGCAGCGTTTATCCTTGACAATTCGGCTGGAACATGAATGCACTCACTACTTTACACGTCGGTTGTTTAATTCTATGCAAAATAATATATTCGACGAGTTAATTGCTGACTACAGAGGGATTGTAGCCGCTATTGGGACTTATCGAGCCGACTGGTTTTTGCACTTTTTGGGGTTGGAGTCTTTTCCTAATTATCGAGAGGGAGGTAGACTACAAAATTACCTCGGTAATCCGTCACTTTCTGATGGGGCTTTTAAGATTTTACAGGTATTAGTGAAAGCTGCTGCTGAAAATTTGCAGTCTTTTCATGTTGAGTATGTGAGCCAGTTGAGAGATGCTAATATTCAACCCCTAATGTTAATAGCATTGACTAACTTGACGTTAGAAGAATTAGCTGATAAATCAGCTGATTTTCGTATTCAACAAATATTAAATAATTTGCTGAATATTCAATCTACAGACAGGATTCAGGTCAAGGCCATTTAATTCTATATCTTGCCTATATTGACTATTCTCTTTTAGTTGTGTCCTTTGTAGTAATTTGTGACAAGTACTTCGGTATCTACGTTTTTAACAATTACCATTAGTAAGACATAGGGAAATTGATTTATGACGGAAGTTTTACTTAAAGAATTAACTAATAGTGACATTGATTGGATGATTGCTACAGGTCATCAAAGAGAAATAACTGCTGGAAATTTACTTATCCAAGAAGGAAAAACTGCCGATTCTCTACATATATTACTGGATGGAATTTTAACAGTTAGCATTTCTCAACCAGACAACAGCCCTTTGACTCGCGCTTTTGCAGCAATCGAAGGTGGTGAAATCTCAGGTCGGGAAATTGCGAGATTATTCAGTGGCGAAGTAGTGGGAGAACTACCATTGATAGGTAATCGCCCAACTGCTACAACTATTAAAGCTATAGAAAAATCATTGGTGATGTCAATTCCTCAACAGAAATTGGCAGCAAAGTTGCAGCAAGACGTTGGTTTTGCTTCACGCTTTTATCGGGCGATCGCCATTATGCTTTCAGATAGACTAC comes from Nostoc punctiforme PCC 73102 and encodes:
- a CDS encoding MinD/ParA family ATP-binding protein, with the protein product MAQIIAVHSFRGGTGKSNLIANMAATMALQGQRVGIIDTDIQSPGIHVIFGINENKMERTLNDYLWGYCNIKDAAYDVTEALAIEQGNTSTVKGSLHLVPCSIKASEIARVLREGYDVVRLNDGFQEFIRSLKLDYLLIDTHPGLNEETLLSIGISNVLVILLRPDHQDFQGTAVTVDVARKLKVPKMLLVINKVLPSLNFLDLQQQVEKIYNAPVVGILPLSEDMVQLASKGLFSLRYPQHPISQTIKGITNQIASLVVSH
- a CDS encoding DUF7005 family protein, with amino-acid sequence MSDLKSFRTDVLTDFGATAAQVEELLVYNQNVFDHNTLTDRVKFPLTSEPHIPAWEEYAVSAKVLGVFEVLKQRLVQFQFPIIEGISQTEAYQSATRRGVATDGMIATGLVLQEPEKLQLILHQSLAGTIPVLLTGNREDFVSLVQALTKRNEPQPVPNSMGACIVSGFNNWDRIRQYRQQWSAENPANCSQSSWLEEFGRLIPQKQLYQDKFILLSNSSYSNVSAKDIGLEKAQWQRLSLTIRLEHECTHYFTRRLFNSMQNNIFDELIADYRGIVAAIGTYRADWFLHFLGLESFPNYREGGRLQNYLGNPSLSDGAFKILQVLVKAAAENLQSFHVEYVSQLRDANIQPLMLIALTNLTLEELADKSADFRIQQILNNLLNIQSTDRIQVKAI
- a CDS encoding cache and HAMP domain-containing protein, with translation MKHLHRLFNPLAWPIAAKISVALVCAVLIPMIFTAYYNLQQSLNSVEAGEYRKLELLASSSASRFDQLIIDHHRVVAQVSNNRHVVDFLAADTPQKQEAHRDNLQATLQNVLRSHPDIDNVLLMDNKGECLAATDPKFIGENYSIIQDNFYGFGSLVSQTIENPGMFFSGRVRSPNGEIMGTTLLNIRGEDIWKTINALHIDFQSNIFLIDQQGVIISHADPSLLYHSLLMLPTKTLKQAVQNKRYGVDRVESLDIPELKVMVRAKQPGHATYQLPRSHMAQIVGFAPLATQPWVLGVSQSKAEFSIPLNRLIWLNSTSVVIVGGITAIIALLLGLSISRPIRALTVAAQALEDDDFDSHVLELHQNLAQFAHSQDDIGQLMCVFLEMAESVRMRDQRLKVQVQELCIEINETKRASHVAEITENEHFQQLQQKIQKLREQQVTQTETETEYYQRLQNQVQSLKERSHDP
- a CDS encoding helix-turn-helix domain-containing protein, producing MNKHCTADFQIVAEQALANTARSPDSLVSIFPSNPQLSQVFQFIETNYNQPISLSDVAVAVGYCAAYLTDLVRRNTGYTVNDWIVERRMVAARTLLLETDQCVSQVAQAVGYQHEGYFFRQFRRHHGITPKAFRKTQRS